The following proteins are co-located in the Armatimonadota bacterium genome:
- a CDS encoding glycosyltransferase — translation MGINIWLIQTWEPNPLDDPNGRPWRTGILAQRLAKRGHQVTWWASNFSHNLKRFRSNEQRHTIGENFEIRLIPALGYQKHLSPRRLRDHRYVADQFRKLAEVSPLPDVIVASYPTIEICAQVSEFCENHKIPLLIDIRDQYPDLYWENQTGLKSHAIRLLSFGMKRLAHKALRGADAITANGPEVVTWGLGYAGRAKNALDRTLFMSYEKPALSPERLAIAKQQLEAKGVRFDRPIVAYTGMVGQTIDLEPVIAAAEIVGDQAWFVIGGAGDALEAWQSRSAHLPNLVFTNWLTSDEVATLLSLSKIGLIPYRPAPNFERGITNKPVEYLANGLTVLTSLQRGTLVDLIREYQAGSSYASGKELADQIVAGIAQPSSEASLRLFNEKFHPDKVYGDWIELIEEVASSSGAHDGNAAR, via the coding sequence GTGGGAATAAACATCTGGTTAATTCAAACCTGGGAACCAAACCCGCTAGACGACCCGAATGGAAGGCCGTGGCGAACAGGAATTCTGGCTCAAAGGCTGGCCAAACGCGGTCACCAGGTCACCTGGTGGGCTTCCAATTTCTCACACAATCTCAAGCGGTTTCGCTCCAATGAGCAACGTCACACTATCGGCGAGAACTTCGAGATTCGACTGATCCCAGCCCTCGGCTATCAGAAACACCTCAGTCCAAGGAGGTTGCGCGATCATCGGTATGTCGCGGACCAGTTCCGAAAGCTGGCCGAAGTTTCGCCGCTACCGGATGTGATCGTTGCGAGCTATCCCACCATCGAGATTTGCGCTCAAGTTTCCGAATTCTGCGAGAACCACAAAATCCCTCTCTTGATCGACATTCGCGACCAGTACCCAGATCTGTATTGGGAAAACCAAACTGGGCTGAAGTCGCATGCAATCAGACTCTTGTCGTTCGGAATGAAGCGATTGGCCCATAAAGCGCTCCGGGGCGCAGACGCCATCACTGCCAATGGGCCTGAGGTCGTCACCTGGGGGTTGGGCTACGCTGGCCGGGCGAAAAATGCTCTCGACCGCACCTTGTTCATGAGCTACGAAAAGCCGGCCCTGAGTCCCGAGCGATTGGCTATTGCGAAGCAACAGCTTGAGGCAAAAGGTGTCCGATTTGATCGGCCAATCGTGGCGTATACCGGCATGGTGGGTCAGACGATTGACTTGGAGCCGGTCATTGCTGCGGCCGAAATCGTTGGAGATCAAGCTTGGTTCGTGATCGGTGGAGCCGGTGACGCCTTAGAAGCTTGGCAATCCCGATCTGCTCATTTACCCAACCTAGTTTTCACCAATTGGTTAACTTCGGATGAAGTGGCGACTTTGTTGTCTTTGTCCAAAATCGGTTTAATCCCTTACCGCCCGGCACCGAACTTTGAGCGCGGAATTACAAACAAACCAGTGGAATATCTGGCAAACGGCCTGACGGTGCTAACGTCGCTTCAACGCGGTACTTTGGTGGACTTGATACGGGAGTACCAGGCAGGGAGTAGTTATGCTTCCGGGAAGGAGTTGGCCGACCAAATTGTCGCTGGAATCGCTCAACCAAGCTCCGAGGCCAGCCTGAGGTTGTTCAACGAGAAATTCCACCCCGATAAAGTGTACGGCGACTGGATTGAACTCATTGAAGAGGTCGCGTCATCGTCCGGTGCGCATGATGGCAACGCCGCCCGCTAG
- a CDS encoding sugar transferase — MNPRRGYQIAKRVFDIAFACILLVALSPVLLVSSLLVVLSMGFPVLYRAERVKQGGQSFTMLKFRTMVQNADKLGPVITAACDPRITPLGALLRKTKIDELPQLINVLKGEMSFVGPRPNVPIIVSCYSGDEMQLLNVPQGITDLSSLWLRGQEFLLEGTDDVMHDYENRVAPIKVRLGLYYVYHANFWLDLKIIVATATAIILRQDPTWSFPKEAVADTLYLVNQMVNDNSRAA, encoded by the coding sequence GTGAATCCAAGGCGCGGCTACCAGATCGCTAAACGAGTGTTCGATATTGCATTTGCGTGCATATTGCTCGTCGCGCTTTCGCCCGTCTTGCTGGTCAGCTCGCTGCTGGTGGTGCTTTCGATGGGTTTCCCCGTTCTGTACCGCGCTGAGCGAGTCAAGCAAGGTGGCCAGAGCTTTACCATGCTCAAGTTTCGAACGATGGTTCAAAACGCGGACAAGCTTGGCCCAGTGATCACAGCGGCTTGCGACCCCAGGATTACCCCCCTCGGCGCCCTTCTGCGAAAAACGAAGATCGACGAGCTTCCACAGCTGATCAATGTTCTGAAAGGAGAAATGAGCTTTGTCGGGCCTCGCCCGAATGTGCCGATCATCGTCAGTTGCTATTCTGGCGATGAAATGCAACTTCTGAATGTTCCGCAAGGCATTACCGATCTGAGTTCGCTCTGGCTTCGTGGGCAGGAATTCTTGCTCGAAGGAACAGACGACGTGATGCACGATTACGAAAATCGAGTGGCCCCGATCAAGGTCAGACTCGGACTTTACTACGTGTATCACGCAAACTTCTGGCTCGATCTCAAGATCATCGTGGCTACTGCGACTGCCATCATTTTGCGCCAAGATCCGACTTGGAGCTTCCCGAAAGAAGCCGTGGCGGACACTCTCTACCTGGTTAACCAAATGGTTAACGATAATTCCCGGGCGGCTTAG